The genomic window TTATGGAGGTTGCGAAAAGGGAGCATGTGACGGAGGCGGCAGATGCGCTCCATGTCGCTCAATCAGCAGTCAGCAGGCAGATCTTTAATTTAGAAGCAGAGCTGGGTGTAGACTTATTTATTCGCGAAGGGAGAAATGTTCGATTAACACCAATAGGAAAAATATTTCTCGAGCACATGGAGGAAGCGATGAATGTTATTGAAAGTGCCAAGAGGGAAGTAGACGAGTATTTAGATCCTGAAAAAGGAACGATTCGCGTTGGGTTCCCGAGCAGTCTGGCTGCTTACACTCTCCCCACGGCCATTTCTGCCTTTAGCCGAAAGCATCCAAATGTAAAATATCAGCTCCGTCAAGGCTCTTATCAAAGTTTAATAGATGGGGTTAAAAAGGGAGATATCGATATGGCACTCCTTGGTCCAGTGCCGAAAGATGATAAAAAAGTGCTTGGAAATATTTTATTTACAGAAAAAATGGTCGCCCTATTGCCAATAAGGCATCCTCTAGCGGATAGAAAGTCAATAAAATTAAGCCAATTACGGGATGATTCCTTCATTTTATTTCCTAACGGCTATATTTTGCGTGAAATTTCTGTGAAAGCCTGTCAGCAACAAGGTTTTCAACCGAATGTGACATTTGAGGGAGAGGATATTGACGCGATAAAAGGCTTGGTTTCAGCCGGTCTCGGTGTAACGCTAATCCCCGAAATCACATTGATTGACAGCTTGCCGCGCCATACAGTAAAAACCAATATCGAACCTCAAGTCACAAGGACGGTAGGTGTGATAATCCCCTCAGATCGGGAAATGCTACCAACTGCAAAGCTTTTCCATGAGTTTCTAAATGAATTTTTTAACATGCTGGGAAGCTTTCAAAAATAAACTAATAAAGGGGTGAAGGTAAATGTATCAAAGACCAGATATAAATGAATATCCAGCATATTATTCAGCTTATGTAAATTTAGTGCCAGATGGAGAAATGATTGTTTTATTAAATGAACAGTTGAAGGCAACGGTGAATGCGATTAAAGGTGTGACAGAAAAACAGGCTCAATTTCAATATGATTCAAATAAATGGACGGTAAAAGAAGTGATTGGGCATTTGGCAGACACGGAACGAATTATGGCTTATCGAATTCTTTGCATTGCAAGAGGCGAAACGTCTCCGCTTCCGGGGTTTGACGATAATCTTTATGTTCAAAACGGCTCGTTTAATCAATTGTCCATGGAAGACCTTCTAAAAAATTTCTCCATTGTACGCCAATCCACAATTGTTTTGCTGAAAAGTTTAGACCCTGATGCATGGCTGAGAAAAGGAAATGCTAACGGCTCTGAAATTACAGTCCGAGCAGTCGCAAGTATTATAGCAGGACATGAATTGCATCATCGAAATATTTTGCAAGAGCGCTATTTCATGTCGAGTGAATATCCATCTAATTAAAAAATGGCTATAAAAAACACGGTGAACTAGAACTCCACCGTGTTTTTTAAACCTTTATTCTAACCCTTCAATTAATATTTCCTTCGCAGGCAGGAAGGCTTCTCCTGTATCCAAGTAAGTTACTTTCACCATATCGCCTTCCTGCAAATAAATGGCCATCGGGCTGTTTTCTGAAGAAATGACATAGTTTGATTTATTATCTAATAGGAAGGATACAACCGTGTAGTCTCCAGTCTTTTCTTTATAAACTCGAACAACGGTACCGTTTACTTGTTTTTCTTCCGATTTAGAGCTTCCGTCCACAGTGCCGCCGCCTCTCTGGAGAGCCGTTTTGTACAGCTTTAAGGCTTCGTTTGGCGTATTTCCATACACAGAAATTTCCGGATTCGCTGCTGAAACAATAAAGTAATTTTGTAAAAAACCGTTAGAATCGAGCACAGCTGTTAGCCAGCTTGCTTCTCCATAGAAGTTATATAGGACAGGCATCTCACCTTCCCATTTCTTTTCGATAAATTTCTTTTCAATGATTTGTAAAGCACCTTGGGAGTCCATATAGGATTCTTCAAGATTACCAGTATAATAAATCGCTTCACCAGTTCTTGAATTGGTTAGGGAATACCCAAGCATCGAATCCACCCCTTCTTTCGGACTCGTAAAATCAGTGAAATAATACATATCGCCATTTTCATCAAAGATTGGACTGACATTCGCCTCTGTACCTTCATCAGAAGGGAGCTTTACGTCTTTTTTACCAAATACGCTATTCCAAAATCCGTGTACATACTTTCCGAAATAGCTATTTTGTAAACTGACTGCTTCTGGAGAAACCGCGCCATCAATAAATGCTGGCACATTCGCTATTTGATATTCCTTCGTGTCGCCATTATTTGGGTCCACCACGATAATTCCTTTTACATCAAACCCATTCCGCGCTGAAACAAATTCACCAAATGTACGGATATAATGTGGTTTGCCCTCGTCATCAACCTCTAATTGGGCTTCACCGTAAAAGATATGCTTCGGGTACTGCATCCGAATATGGCGTTCAAGATTTTTATTAAAATAAGAAGAGGGAGTGTAAATCATTTCAGCCTGAATAAATTTAGGATTTGCAGAAGAGTCAGTTGCACTAATGGTAAAATACCCTGGAGTTTGTTTACCATTGATCCATTTGAACAACCCAGAAAATTCAACCGGAGCAATGTACACATAATTACCATTTACCTTTTGGATTTGCAAGTTTCCGAGCTCATAATAGCTTGTGTTAGGTACTTGGCCGAATGCCTTTTTCATCTTATTTCGTGCAAACTGAGGCGGAACACTTGCAGGTGTTTCATTTTCATCGAACGTTTCTATCTCCATTTTCTCTTTCATATTGGCAATATCGTATTTTTCATCGGCATTGAAAAGAAAGGCAGTTAAGAAAAAAACTCCAACTAATAGACTAACAAGGAAAAGTAGTCCTTTGATCATTCTTTCCTTACCCGAGGCGAGCAACGCTCCACCAAGAGTTACGATAATAGCAAAAAACCATAAAGACGTCAGGTTACGATCTAGATTGGTAATATAATAGAAGGAAAAGACAATTACAATGATAAGAATAATGGCTGCAATAAGTCCTGCAGAATTGGTCTTTTTACCGTCTTTTGATTTGTTTTTTATGAAAGGGATAAGCACTAGCGCAGAAGCTAATCCTGCAATAAGTGTAAATAGAATGATATTGCTCATATAATCACTTCTTTCAAAGGAGTTATTAGTTATTTACGATTGGTTAGGTTGAAAGGTTTCAATTTTGATTGTAAAACCCCGTATACGGTAACCATAAACGCTTCATGGAACGTGTTTTCTGAGGAACCCATCAAAAACGCAAGCCATAAAGTTTTTTGTATAGTGTTTCCCTAGGCTACCGTAGTAAAAAAACACTGTCACGTTTTTCTAATTGGAACGACTGATGAATAAACAGGTGAAAAAGGCGGGTGAGGAAGAAATTGAACAAGAAACGGGAAGAGCTCGTGATGGAGTGGTATGAACAATATTATGAAGATGTCTATCGATTTATTTTGTTTATGATTCAAGATAAACAAAGCTGTGAGGATTTTGTTCATGATACATTCGTTCGGGCGTATACGGCTTTTGAACGTTTTGATAACCGTTCGAGCATTAAAACATGGCTATTTAGTATCGCCAAGCACATTGCCATCGATGAAATTCGCAAACGACAGCGTTGGAGAATTTTTAATTCTATTTCTCAAGGGAGAGAAGTGCCATCTACTTTCAATGTGGAGCAATATGTAGAAAATAAAGAAACGGTGCTGAACCTGATGGAGGCAATATTTCGTTTAAAATCAAATTATCGACTTGTCATTATTTTAAGAAAGATAGAAGGCTTTTCAACAATTGAAACGGCAGAAATACTAAATTGGTCCGAGGCTAAGGTCCGGAAAACACTGTCAAGGGCATTGAAATCATTAAAAATGACCCATGAAAAAGAAGGTGGTGAACATGTTGAACAATCCATTTGACGACCAATGGAAGCAATTAAAACATCTCTATCCAACACAGAAGGAGAAGGACGCTTTAAGAGCGAGGCTTTGGCAATCCCTTAAGAACCAATCTGTTAATCGTTCTCCAAAAAGAAATTTCCAATGGAAAGCACTATTAGCCTCAAGTCTATTCGTACTAATTTGCAGCGGATTTATTTGGAAAGTAATTTCAAATGGTACAGGGCCTCACGCAGGAGAACAAAGAAATGCTGAGGAACAGCCGATTACGATGGACATTAGGTTTAGCTGGGAGGCTAAGGATGTTCAAATTGAAAAGTCATCAAAAGGCTGGGATGTCTATTCAAAGGATTCAGCTAATAAAGTTGGTACCATTGAGGTGGTAACAGAAGAAGAATTAAAGGAGATAACCTCTTCATTAGCTATGTTCGTAAAAGAAGAACTAGGAAATTTCCCGTACCCAACTACTATGAATATTGAGCATGTGAAAAGAATGGATACAGCTATCCGTTATCACTTCTTTATTTCTATGGAAAATGAGAAATTTGCTCATTTTAGCTTTGATTATCCGAAACTTGAACACGCTGAGATTTTCCAAGCGATGGCTACTTTAAAAATTGCGGGGATATCTCCTGTACAGTCTGAAGAACCGATATATGTGAAACATGGCTATGGAGCGATGATCTTTCCAGTCGGTTTGGAACCAATCTCCCTTTCGCATGCCGAAGAAATATATCATTGGAAAGAAGCTTCCTTACCCGCGTATCATCAATATTTAGATAAAATTCTAGAAGGACATTGGAAAAGGGAAGCGTCAAAAGGAACAACAGCTACATTTGTTTCTGGTGATGGAAGGGAAATTGTATCGATCACTTTAGAAGATAAATACTTAATATATGAATTTACTTATCTTCATGATGATCAACAATGAAATATATTTCTTAGAGACCAATCAGCATTTGAAAATTGGTCTCTATTTTTTAGTTAAGGGTGATTGTCCAATCAGCTTTTTTTGCTGGATTATACTCTGATACATATTTATCCTCGGCAGGAAAATAGCGTTTTTCATATTTTGCTAAAATGGCAGGTTTATCTCCGATATAAAAATCTCTCTTTAGAACCCTTTTTAATCTTTCTTCCTTGGGAACATCGATATATATAACATAATCCAGAAAAGGCCTTACTTCAGCCCGCTGTAAAAATACCCCTTCAATAATCAAAACAGTGTCCAAATCCATTTTCAAATGATGATTCATATATTTATCGTTTTCTTTGTCATATAACTCAATTTCCTTATTAATCGGATGTCCCATTCTTATCGGCATTAATATTTCGCTAATAAGGTAATCATAGCGCCACTGTAAATTGTAATAACATTCCCATTCACTTTTTGAATCGTTGTAGCGAACAAATTTGGGGTGAATAAAATCATCAATGTGCAATACCGAAGTTTTCCTTCCTTTGTTCCGCAAGTCTTTTTCTAATGACTTGGAAAAGGTTGTTTTCCCAGATCCGCCTAACCCATCAATTCCAACAATAAAAATACGATTCTTCTCTTTTGCCATGAGTATTTTTTCTATATGCATTTTTCCACTCCTTAACGAGCAGTCATTACCAATATATATACCATTTTACATCAGTAAAGAGATATTTGACGGGACTAAAGAAGGAAAAGTCAAATATAAATATAAATTGGTTTGTGGGCTAGGTCTTTTTTTGCCCATTTTTAAAATAATCTAAATATTTATTGTATTCCAAAAAGTTAGAACGTATAATAAAATTAAATCAACCAAAAAAATTAGGGTGGTAAAGAAATATGGATTATCAACAAAAAATGATGGAAATCAATCTCGATCAGCAAAAATTAATTTCAAGCCCATTAAGGGTGAAAATTATTTACTTGCTTGACGAACAGCCGATGACGGCTAAGCAGGTGGCAGATGAAATGGGGAAGACAGCTGGCAGTATCCATTATCATATTCAGCAGCTTTATAATGGCGGAATTCTAGAAATTGTGGAAACGAAAGAGAATAGAGGAATTATAGAAAAATATTACCGTTCAAAAGCAACCCATTTTAGATTAATAGACGAGAATGCACCTATTAAGGAAAAAAAGACACGTACGAGGGAATCAAGTTTATCCCTTACAGATGAAGAGTTGGAAGGATTTGAAGCAGAATGGGATCAACTCGTATTAAAATATTTAAAGAAAACGGTAAAAGGCGATAAAGAGCGTACACCTTATCGAGTTTCCTGTCAATTTGAAAAGCTAATGGATGAGGAGGAGAATTAAATGGCAGGGACAATACAAAAGAATTTATTCCTGTTTCTGATCGGCAAAATGACAGCGGTCCTTGGCTCATCGATATATGGCTTTGCAATCGGATTGTATATATTAGCCAAAACGGGTTCAAGCCTTAACTTTGCCATTACACTGCTATTAAGTGCTTTGCCAAGGATATTGCTCTCACCGATAGCTGGAACATTGAGTGACCGCTGGAATAGGAAGCTGATGATTATTTCATCAGATTTTGCCTGTGCCATTTGGCTCGTGATTGTCTTTTTCATATTTACCTTTGTTTATCCGGAAATTTGGGTTCTATATTTAGCAACAGCTGTCCTTAGTATCCTCAACACATTTTACTCCATTGCTGTCACATCAGCGATCCACAACATGGTTGGCCCAGAATATCTGCAAAAGGCGATGTCCTTAAATCAGGCAGCCGCTTCCCTTTCCGCTATCCTAGGACCTGTCCTCGGCGGTGTATTCTTCGGTCTCTTTAACATTACCACATTCATGATTATTAACATCATCACCTTCACGATATCAGGATTGGCAAGTGTGTTCATACAGTATGATTTATTTGCTGAAAAAAAGGAGAAAGCCAATGGCAATTCTGTTTTGACAGATTTAAAATTTGGATTTATTTACGTAAAGAATCAACCATTTATAAAGAATTTAATTATGATTTGTATTTGGCTTAATTTCTGGTTTGCTGTGTTTCCGGTTGCGATTCCGTATCTCGTTCTAACCATTCGAAAGATGGAATCTATTCAGCTTGGGGTTATCGAAGGAACCTTCTCGGTCGGCATGATGGTGATGGCTATTATCCTATCAACTCGTCCAGAGATAAAAAGAAAGGAACTTAGTATTTTTGGCGGGTTGATTGCCATGTCCACAGTTCTAATTTTATTGGGATTGCCGAACGTTCCAGGTATGACGCATATTTCAAATACACTGTTCTTTCCTTATTTAGTCATCATGGTTTTCCTGCTGTCTACTTTTATTATGCTGATTAATATGCCAATTATGGTTCTACTCCAAAAGAGCACACCAGATGAATACCGGGGGCGGGTTATGTCTCTCCTTGAAACGGGAGCAAGCGCCATGACACCGCTTGGTTTTATCATTTTTGGTTTCGCTCTTGAAAAGATGCCGGTTTGGATATTACTGGCAGTCTGCGGCCTTAGTATCATAGTCTTAATCCTCTATCATATTAAAAAGAAAACCATTACACCCTATTTACGTGAGGAAAATAATCCTAAGGAAGTTATATTAGAAGTGTAGGCGTTAGATGAATCATTGGCGTATTTTTGAAAGAGAAGTGGAAAAACACTCACATATCATTTTTTGGCCCAATGTGAGTGTTTTTGAATGAAAAGCAGAAAAACGCATTGATAAAGTTTTTTTATTCTTTTTTATCCTGAATTCCACAGCTCTCGTCCGTACAGCTTGCATCTTCCATACCTTCTGCAGAAAGATCCTGGAAAGCAGGAGCGTCGGATTCTTCTTCCCAAACCTTTTGAAGGGCACCTGCAAACGTTTCGGGGGCTTGAGCGCCTGAAATCGCATATTTATTATTAATGATAAAATATGGCACCCCTTTAATGCCATACTGCTGGGCGATTGCTTCATCAATCCGTACATCGTTAGCAAAGGCATTTTTATCCTGAACAATTTTCAAAGCTTGATCACGATCAAGCCCTGCTGATTCCGCAATTTCAGCCAGTACTTCTTCATCGCCTATGTTTTTTGATTCTGTGAAATAAGCGTGAAGCAGCTTCTCAGTAAGTACTGCCTCTTTTCCGCTTTCCTTTGCAAACTTTGCCAGCCGATGGGCATCGAACGTATTGCCATGCTTCATTTCATCGAAACGAAAATCTAATCCTACGCTCGCTGCTTGTTGTCCGACTCCTTCATTTGCCTGTTTTGCTTGTTCAATACTCATTCCATATTTCCCAGCAAGGATTTCATGAATGCTTTTGCCGTCATATTTAGGAGAATTTGGATCTAACTCAAAGCTTTTGAATTCAACCTCAACTTGATCTTTATGGGGGAACTGGGCTAGTGCCTGTTCCAATCTGCGTTTTCCAATATAACAAAACGGACAAACAAAATCTGACCAAACTTGAATTTTCATAAACGAACACCTCAATTATATTTTCCCCCATATTAGCATACTCATTATAGAAACCACTTAAAAGATGCTCAAGAATCCAAACACACCATGTTTAACTTGAAATTAGTGTGGGAAAACTTAAATTATGGGAAACCTGGATAAATGATTTTAATATACTGAATATATATGCGGTTGTGCAGTAGCTAGTCATATTCTTTTGGAAAAGAGACACAAAGCCATTTGTAATCTAACTTCACTCCAAATATAATGTGGTGATAAAAGGTGATTTATGATCAGGGTGAAAACATCACGTTTCAAAATTTACAAGAACGAAATTTGACGTTTGATATGGTTTTTTCCAGAATTCTTAAGTTTATTAGAAGGAGTCCATGTGGTCATTATCGATTAATGGTAGGGACGGATTCCCAGGTTCATTGTGATCGTACAATTTTTATTACGGGAATTGTGATTCAAAATGAAGGAAAAGGGGCTTGGGCATGTATAAGGAAACATATTATTCCAAGAAAAATGCTTCATTTGCATGAGAGAATCTCGTATGAAACCTCATTGACGGAACAAGCAGTAGCCCTTTTTACACATGAGAAGAAGAACGAAATAATTGATCTAATCCTTCCATATATTTACCATGGAGCAACATTTACAATGGAAGGTCATCTCGACATTGGTATCGGCCAAAGAAATAAAACACGGGAATTTGTGAAAGAGATGGTTTCTAGAATGGAGTCAATGGGGGTCGAGCCAAAAATAAAGCCTGACGCTTTTGTAGCCTCTAGTTATGCCAATCGTTACACAAAATAACTGCGTTGAAATTATCTATATTAATGAAACTCCAGAAATGGGGTTTTTATTTTTTTTGTTCTATGCAAACTATAACAAATTGAAAAAAATCAAATTCAATATCTTGTAGAAATGATTGTGTTCGGATATGAAAGGGAAGTCATAACCATTAATGCAGAAGAAACAGCGCAACTTATACAAATCCTGATTTTCCCTTGGCTGATGGCCTAGTGGAGCATATAATTGGGTTCTTGGAAAAAAATAAAGTACTAGAGAAATAAAAAACAGGGGCACTCTTACTTGAGGGTGCTCCTGTTTTTGTATAAAAGATAAGTATAAATTTTCTCGAGTATGAGAACTGTCTAGCTTCAGCACCCAGCCCCTCGAGGTCATAAGCCAATCCGTCATGAAGGTTAAAGAGCAACCTTCCTGCCGGCTCGTCTTATGCTTGTCGGACTTGCACAGGATGTGCTGACATCGATGTTCGCCACAGGACGTGGCGGTCTTTAATCGATGTTCCCCTGTCAGGGCGCTTACGCATTTCTATGCATGCTCCTCAATTTTGGCAGCTACTGCTTCTGTTAGTTCTGATGTCGTTTCGGGGAGCGAGGTTGTTAAAATCGAGTTTGCGACCTTTGCCAGCATTCCTTCCGCTGTAATATCAAGGCAGCCTGTCATGAGCACTTTCGAGTTTCCTTTTTGTTTAGCTAAAAAGTAGCCGTGGCCCGTAAATTTTTCATTTAACCCCTTCAAATTAAATGTCACTTTATGAGGCTCCTCCCAGCCTGTAATATCAACCTTTAATTCAATTTTTTTCTTCATGAAACCCATATCACTTTTAAAGCACCAGGTGGACTCTTTATCACTGAGAATCTGATGTTCAATATATCCAGGTACAAGTGGAGCCCAGTTATCAATACGACTCACGAATTCCCATACAGTCCAAATAGGTGCATTTACTTCAATTTCATGGTTATAAACCGGCATTTTTCCCGCCCCTTTAGAAATTATTCATCGTTGCCCTACATGAAAATGTATTCTGACTAAACAAAAGGTATTCCTTTTATAGCGCAGGCACCCCAAAAAGACACACTTTCATAAACTGTCCACCAAAAGTACCTACTGCAGTTGTTTCCATTTTTTCGTAGATTACTATAAAAATTTGTACTCTTCCCAGCGGTTGTTTCCATTTTTCCGTAGATTTCTAAAAAATTTGTACTCTTCAGCCACCGTTTTTTGAAAAATAATTCTAATGGCCTATCGAAGTGAGGATGAAGGACTCAAGGGTTATCATTGAGGGATACAGAATATTTCCAATGTTATACATATTAGGATACTGGAGGTGCGTTTTGTAAAGAGGCATCCTAACCAACATCAAAGGAGATGAAAGGATTCATGTTAAAGAAGAATATGAAAGCTTTTTTATTGGCACTTGTACTATTATTAGCATTTTCACCAATGGGGGCAGGTGCAGCTGGTAAAACGGAAAGCAAGTCAGCTGCCCAGCTAGCCCAATTAGTCGGGGAGTTTAATTTTTCTTCATCAAACAGAACTAGTGTTATTGTTGAATTAACTGAGCCATCCTTGGTAGAAGCAAAGCATAAAGGAAAGAGTCAATCTAAAGCAAATCTTGCTAACGCTCGTAATCAAGTAAAATCAGATGTTAGCAATGCAGCAAAAAGCTCTCAAGTTATTCGCGAATATGATTATGTATTCTCTGGCTTCTCTGTTGTATTGGCGGAAAATGAAATTCCCGCTTTATTATCTGTGCCTGGGGTAAAAGCAGTCTACCCTGATGTACAATATCAGGCAACGAGCTTAGGGGAAGGGGAAATGATTTCCTCCGAGGAGTACAGCCCGCATATGCTTAACAGTGCACCGCATATTGGTGCCAACGAGGCTTGGGAATTTGGATATACAGGAAAGGGTGTAACGGTTGCAGTTATCGATACAGGGGTTGATTACACTCATCCGGATTTAGCTAATGCATTTGGGAGCTATAAAGGCTGGGATTTAGTTGACAACGATAATGATCCACAGGAAACACCTGCTGGCGATTCTAGAGGCGATGCAACAACACATGGTACGCACGTTGCAGGAACAGTTGCTGCAAATGGCCTTATTAAAGGTGTAGCCTCTGAAGCCACTTTACTTGCTTACCGTGTATTAGGTCCTGGCGGGCGTGGAACAACGGCAAACGTAATTGCTGGAATTGAAAAGGCAGTTCAAGATGGCGCAGACGTTATGAACCTATCACTAGGAAACTCACTAAATGATCCAGATTATGCTACAAGCATAGCATTGGACTGGGCGATGGCTGAAGGCGTTGTTGCTGTTACATCCAATGGAAACAGCGGTCCGAATAACTGGACAGTCGGTTCACCTGGGACGGCTCGTGATGCTATATCTGTAGGGGCAACTCAGCTGCCTTATAATGTTTATAATGTAGCCATCTCTACAACCGAAGGGGCTAGTTATCCTTCAGCAAAAGTAATGGGATTCCCAAATGACCAAGCACTTTTGGCTTTAAATGGGGCTGAATTCGAGTTTGAATATGTAGATTTAGGTTTAACAGGTGATTTTGAAGGAAAAGATCTAACTGGAAAAATAGCTTTAATTAAACGTGGAGATATCCCATTTGTCGATAAGGCAACGAATGCTAAAAATGCTGGTGCGGTGGGTGCCATTATCTTTAACCATAGCCCAGGGGAACAGCCTGATGTGCCAGGTACGGATGT from Bacillus sp. DTU_2020_1000418_1_SI_GHA_SEK_038 includes these protein-coding regions:
- a CDS encoding winged helix-turn-helix domain-containing protein, whose translation is MDYQQKMMEINLDQQKLISSPLRVKIIYLLDEQPMTAKQVADEMGKTAGSIHYHIQQLYNGGILEIVETKENRGIIEKYYRSKATHFRLIDENAPIKEKKTRTRESSLSLTDEELEGFEAEWDQLVLKYLKKTVKGDKERTPYRVSCQFEKLMDEEEN
- a CDS encoding AAA family ATPase; the encoded protein is MHIEKILMAKEKNRIFIVGIDGLGGSGKTTFSKSLEKDLRNKGRKTSVLHIDDFIHPKFVRYNDSKSEWECYYNLQWRYDYLISEILMPIRMGHPINKEIELYDKENDKYMNHHLKMDLDTVLIIEGVFLQRAEVRPFLDYVIYIDVPKEERLKRVLKRDFYIGDKPAILAKYEKRYFPAEDKYVSEYNPAKKADWTITLN
- a CDS encoding RNA polymerase sigma factor, yielding MNKKREELVMEWYEQYYEDVYRFILFMIQDKQSCEDFVHDTFVRAYTAFERFDNRSSIKTWLFSIAKHIAIDEIRKRQRWRIFNSISQGREVPSTFNVEQYVENKETVLNLMEAIFRLKSNYRLVIILRKIEGFSTIETAEILNWSEAKVRKTLSRALKSLKMTHEKEGGEHVEQSI
- a CDS encoding LysR family transcriptional regulator, with product MELRQIQYFMEVAKREHVTEAADALHVAQSAVSRQIFNLEAELGVDLFIREGRNVRLTPIGKIFLEHMEEAMNVIESAKREVDEYLDPEKGTIRVGFPSSLAAYTLPTAISAFSRKHPNVKYQLRQGSYQSLIDGVKKGDIDMALLGPVPKDDKKVLGNILFTEKMVALLPIRHPLADRKSIKLSQLRDDSFILFPNGYILREISVKACQQQGFQPNVTFEGEDIDAIKGLVSAGLGVTLIPEITLIDSLPRHTVKTNIEPQVTRTVGVIIPSDREMLPTAKLFHEFLNEFFNMLGSFQK
- a CDS encoding ribonuclease H-like YkuK family protein, with amino-acid sequence MVFSRILKFIRRSPCGHYRLMVGTDSQVHCDRTIFITGIVIQNEGKGAWACIRKHIIPRKMLHLHERISYETSLTEQAVALFTHEKKNEIIDLILPYIYHGATFTMEGHLDIGIGQRNKTREFVKEMVSRMESMGVEPKIKPDAFVASSYANRYTK
- a CDS encoding S8 family serine peptidase translates to MLKKNMKAFLLALVLLLAFSPMGAGAAGKTESKSAAQLAQLVGEFNFSSSNRTSVIVELTEPSLVEAKHKGKSQSKANLANARNQVKSDVSNAAKSSQVIREYDYVFSGFSVVLAENEIPALLSVPGVKAVYPDVQYQATSLGEGEMISSEEYSPHMLNSAPHIGANEAWEFGYTGKGVTVAVIDTGVDYTHPDLANAFGSYKGWDLVDNDNDPQETPAGDSRGDATTHGTHVAGTVAANGLIKGVASEATLLAYRVLGPGGRGTTANVIAGIEKAVQDGADVMNLSLGNSLNDPDYATSIALDWAMAEGVVAVTSNGNSGPNNWTVGSPGTARDAISVGATQLPYNVYNVAISTTEGASYPSAKVMGFPNDQALLALNGAEFEFEYVDLGLTGDFEGKDLTGKIALIKRGDIPFVDKATNAKNAGAVGAIIFNHSPGEQPDVPGTDVPTIKISQEDGQKLLDELEQGNNKVSLDIQFANRVGETMADFSSRGPVIYTWMIKPDVSAPGVNIVSTVPTHDPSNPHGYGAKQGTSMASPHVAGAAALILQANPNWSVADVKAALMNTAENLINPATGQAYPHNTQGAGSIKVLEAIQTKTLVTPGSHSFGTFYKNKGKQVEKQKFTIKNLSSERKTYSFEVNMGANSHAIKVSTSNNLKVNPGQSQNVNLNVQVDAGALAPGYYEGTITISDGSETLDLPTILFVKEPDYPRVQYLGAGQVADGKIEIEGFFPGGAEEVDLFVYLSNKDGQPLAYVGDIAVYKDVKAGYTTFEWNGELTNGTKLSAGQYYNIYAFATYKGQTDLAGTNVFIE
- a CDS encoding MFS transporter, with the translated sequence MAGTIQKNLFLFLIGKMTAVLGSSIYGFAIGLYILAKTGSSLNFAITLLLSALPRILLSPIAGTLSDRWNRKLMIISSDFACAIWLVIVFFIFTFVYPEIWVLYLATAVLSILNTFYSIAVTSAIHNMVGPEYLQKAMSLNQAAASLSAILGPVLGGVFFGLFNITTFMIINIITFTISGLASVFIQYDLFAEKKEKANGNSVLTDLKFGFIYVKNQPFIKNLIMICIWLNFWFAVFPVAIPYLVLTIRKMESIQLGVIEGTFSVGMMVMAIILSTRPEIKRKELSIFGGLIAMSTVLILLGLPNVPGMTHISNTLFFPYLVIMVFLLSTFIMLINMPIMVLLQKSTPDEYRGRVMSLLETGASAMTPLGFIIFGFALEKMPVWILLAVCGLSIIVLILYHIKKKTITPYLREENNPKEVILEV
- a CDS encoding SRPBCC family protein, which codes for MPVYNHEIEVNAPIWTVWEFVSRIDNWAPLVPGYIEHQILSDKESTWCFKSDMGFMKKKIELKVDITGWEEPHKVTFNLKGLNEKFTGHGYFLAKQKGNSKVLMTGCLDITAEGMLAKVANSILTTSLPETTSELTEAVAAKIEEHA
- a CDS encoding DinB family protein; this encodes MYQRPDINEYPAYYSAYVNLVPDGEMIVLLNEQLKATVNAIKGVTEKQAQFQYDSNKWTVKEVIGHLADTERIMAYRILCIARGETSPLPGFDDNLYVQNGSFNQLSMEDLLKNFSIVRQSTIVLLKSLDPDAWLRKGNANGSEITVRAVASIIAGHELHHRNILQERYFMSSEYPSN
- a CDS encoding DsbA family oxidoreductase, whose amino-acid sequence is MKIQVWSDFVCPFCYIGKRRLEQALAQFPHKDQVEVEFKSFELDPNSPKYDGKSIHEILAGKYGMSIEQAKQANEGVGQQAASVGLDFRFDEMKHGNTFDAHRLAKFAKESGKEAVLTEKLLHAYFTESKNIGDEEVLAEIAESAGLDRDQALKIVQDKNAFANDVRIDEAIAQQYGIKGVPYFIINNKYAISGAQAPETFAGALQKVWEEESDAPAFQDLSAEGMEDASCTDESCGIQDKKE